From the Halalkalicoccus sp. CGA53 genome, one window contains:
- a CDS encoding DUF7342 family protein — translation MNEQIHTWEPRYDVETPNELRASLASAEDEADERERRRTARERDHLVTRRRLVEDALRLYDRFLGDPSSASA, via the coding sequence ATGAACGAGCAGATTCACACCTGGGAGCCCAGGTACGACGTCGAAACACCGAACGAACTGCGGGCAAGCCTCGCAAGTGCGGAGGACGAAGCTGACGAACGCGAACGCCGCCGGACCGCCCGTGAGCGGGACCATCTCGTGACGCGCCGTCGTCTCGTCGAAGACGCGCTGCGACTCTACGACCGGTTTCTCGGCGACCCGAGCTCTGCCTCCGCATGA
- a CDS encoding polysaccharide deacetylase family protein: MANDGTKHDRHHGAKPTVTKRSARSRRAMLAAVGSSLVGLAGCTGEMPWEEELRDPGGEYRPNAIPESEITPPAIARGELLDDFAEPSVWAPLAGERSGTSDDALVGDRALRVTDADGRRAGVYRAFEDPIDLSERDLSVALALDSPAGAVVTVELQAPSTDHGLISRRRVPSDLDDWIRIDVGYTDRQGEPDERGVEGMRIWVDGTDDEPVAFSLDDLRATPGGERGGVVLTFDGRLDSAYDEILEITDEVGLAGVLAVRPSLIDEPGGLSVDRLERFDREGWDVASFPLRREPLPELSTDEQRAVIEGEHRTLVDLGFEAGARHFFTPYDRLDASTLGVVREVHETGFVFGGSPNAFPPSDPHTISTVDGTDSSAVQRLVESVLTYNQLLVLRFGALRVDADDTASTAYLRELLAFLDAREVDVLTASDMLDTVE; this comes from the coding sequence GTGGCGAACGACGGGACGAAACACGACCGACACCACGGGGCGAAACCGACTGTGACGAAGCGATCGGCTCGCTCCCGCCGAGCGATGCTCGCCGCGGTCGGCTCCTCGCTCGTCGGGCTCGCCGGCTGCACAGGCGAGATGCCGTGGGAGGAGGAACTCCGCGATCCGGGCGGGGAGTACCGCCCCAATGCGATCCCCGAGAGCGAGATCACCCCGCCCGCGATCGCCCGTGGCGAACTGCTCGACGACTTCGCCGAACCGAGCGTCTGGGCCCCGCTGGCCGGCGAGCGATCGGGGACAAGCGACGACGCCCTGGTGGGTGATCGAGCGCTCCGCGTGACCGACGCCGACGGCCGGCGCGCCGGCGTCTACCGGGCGTTCGAGGACCCGATCGATCTCAGTGAGAGGGATCTCTCGGTGGCCCTGGCGCTCGACTCCCCGGCGGGCGCGGTCGTGACCGTCGAGCTCCAGGCGCCCTCTACCGATCACGGCCTGATCAGCAGGCGTCGGGTTCCGAGCGACCTCGACGACTGGATCCGCATCGACGTGGGCTACACCGACCGGCAGGGTGAGCCGGACGAACGTGGGGTCGAGGGGATGCGGATCTGGGTCGACGGGACCGACGACGAGCCGGTCGCGTTCTCGCTCGACGACCTGCGAGCCACGCCGGGGGGAGAGCGCGGCGGGGTGGTCCTGACGTTCGACGGTCGGCTGGACTCCGCGTACGACGAGATACTCGAGATCACCGACGAGGTCGGTCTCGCGGGCGTCCTCGCGGTGCGGCCGTCGCTGATCGACGAGCCGGGCGGACTCTCGGTCGACCGTCTGGAGCGTTTTGACAGGGAAGGGTGGGACGTCGCGTCGTTTCCCCTGCGACGCGAGCCGCTCCCGGAGCTCTCGACCGACGAGCAGCGGGCGGTGATCGAGGGTGAACACCGGACGCTCGTCGACCTCGGCTTCGAAGCGGGTGCCAGACACTTCTTCACCCCGTACGACCGACTCGACGCCTCGACGCTCGGGGTCGTACGTGAGGTCCACGAGACGGGCTTCGTCTTCGGTGGCTCGCCGAACGCGTTTCCCCCCTCGGATCCCCACACGATCTCGACCGTCGACGGGACGGACTCGAGTGCGGTCCAGCGACTCGTCGAGTCGGTGCTCACGTATAATCAGCTGCTCGTGCTTCGCTTCGGTGCGCTCCGCGTCGACGCCGATGACACCGCCTCGACCGCGTACCTCCGCGAACTCCTCGCGTTCCTCGACGCGAGGGAGGTCGACGTACTGACCGCGTCCGACATGCTCGACACCGTGGAGTGA
- a CDS encoding MOSC domain-containing protein has translation MSRNRDGRVAAIHIAPEAGAEMESRTEISAVEGRGLKGDRYFEREGSWSGERGRNLTHGDRALTLFEVETLALVQRDAGISLTDADHRRNITTENVAVSHLVDERFQIGEVVCEGVDLCEPCAYLESLTEEGVLSALIHRGGLNARIVSSGTIRVDDPIHVI, from the coding sequence ATGAGCAGAAATCGGGATGGCCGGGTGGCAGCAATCCATATCGCACCGGAGGCCGGCGCCGAAATGGAATCGAGAACCGAGATATCAGCAGTCGAGGGGCGCGGACTCAAGGGAGATCGATACTTCGAACGAGAAGGCTCGTGGTCGGGCGAGCGAGGTCGGAACCTCACTCACGGGGACAGAGCCCTAACATTATTCGAGGTTGAAACTCTCGCTCTTGTTCAACGAGATGCCGGCATCTCGCTCACGGACGCCGATCACCGGCGGAATATCACGACCGAAAACGTGGCTGTCAGCCATCTGGTCGACGAGCGGTTTCAAATCGGTGAGGTGGTCTGTGAAGGGGTGGATCTCTGTGAACCCTGTGCGTATTTGGAGTCGCTCACCGAGGAAGGGGTACTCAGCGCACTCATTCATCGCGGAGGGCTAAACGCGCGGATCGTCTCATCGGGAACGATCCGGGTGGACGATCCGATCCACGTCATCTAA
- a CDS encoding NAD(P)/FAD-dependent oxidoreductase: MGSYDVLVAGGGPSGLQFARELGRRTEHSVGVLEANDELSENDKSTGGTFHQVVDGFDVSEEVVMDSSPEVVFEGPDASARLPIPNHVLDFPAFVEFLGERAASHGVDVLTGVRVLEPIVEDGRVVGVRCRRRRQREEVRADLVVDATGPAGALTRRLGMWDRTRAQRGIGKEFEVEGRFEEDALLFRFDHRYAPGGYAWVFPAGEGAFKIGVCWVDDFYERHARDENTSIDAYIERWIESDSRWSVESIRAVHAGEVISDNSIHRRAGDGIVAVGDSVSSINPLFGEGIRPGMESAEMAADIAIEALRAGDTSREALLGYERRWNREKGASWRRQRIVGELLYDFDAGQQNGFVRRCRSLSEEGAERLQRYELTIGDLFGLYPFRASDLPKLPRLLRHLR; this comes from the coding sequence ATGGGGTCGTACGACGTACTCGTCGCGGGAGGCGGTCCGTCTGGATTACAGTTCGCCCGGGAGCTCGGCCGGCGGACCGAACACTCGGTCGGCGTCCTCGAAGCGAACGACGAACTCTCCGAGAACGACAAGTCCACCGGCGGGACCTTCCACCAGGTCGTCGACGGGTTCGACGTCTCCGAGGAGGTTGTGATGGACTCCAGTCCGGAGGTGGTGTTCGAGGGCCCGGACGCGAGCGCACGACTCCCCATCCCGAACCACGTCCTCGACTTCCCGGCGTTCGTGGAGTTCCTGGGAGAGAGAGCCGCGTCGCACGGTGTCGACGTGCTGACCGGGGTCAGAGTCCTGGAACCGATCGTCGAGGACGGGCGGGTCGTCGGCGTCCGGTGCCGACGCCGACGACAGCGTGAGGAGGTGCGGGCAGACCTCGTCGTGGACGCCACGGGTCCGGCGGGCGCGCTGACGAGACGGCTGGGGATGTGGGACCGGACGAGGGCACAGCGCGGGATCGGAAAGGAGTTCGAGGTCGAGGGGCGGTTCGAGGAGGACGCGCTCCTGTTCCGTTTCGATCACCGGTACGCACCGGGCGGCTACGCGTGGGTTTTCCCCGCCGGGGAGGGCGCGTTCAAGATCGGCGTGTGCTGGGTCGACGACTTCTACGAACGACACGCCCGGGACGAGAACACGAGCATCGACGCGTACATCGAACGGTGGATCGAGAGTGACTCGCGGTGGTCGGTCGAATCGATCCGTGCGGTCCACGCCGGGGAGGTGATCTCGGACAACTCGATCCACCGACGAGCAGGGGATGGGATCGTCGCGGTCGGCGACTCCGTCTCGAGCATCAACCCGTTGTTCGGTGAGGGGATTCGGCCGGGGATGGAGTCGGCCGAGATGGCCGCCGACATCGCGATCGAGGCGCTCCGCGCGGGAGACACCTCGCGAGAGGCCCTCCTCGGATACGAACGCCGGTGGAACCGCGAGAAGGGAGCGAGCTGGCGAAGACAGCGGATCGTCGGCGAACTCCTCTACGACTTCGACGCCGGCCAGCAGAACGGGTTCGTCCGGAGATGTCGATCGCTCTCCGAGGAAGGGGCCGAACGGCTCCAGCGGTACGAGCTGACGATCGGCGACCTGTTCGGGCTGTATCCGTTCAGAGCGAGCGACCTCCCGAAGCTGCCGCGTCTCCTGCGACACCTCCGGTGA
- a CDS encoding DUF7509 family protein, with protein MTTESTRESIADRLGSVKYDRFLFYVMGPYKSFNLNYVLSEDERSRFDIEELPGPLRRLFRNREDIDAAQGLLRRVQGELRTDPGVNAFLALDVDIETDDVDAVTQSIEFTRCSNATAFVVPFLGHNFGVGEEAGSILETLSESHGERLLFIHEANVTSAMIRSANVRWDLRIETYDTEAELVERLRRFAGGIMHRERRSDLQYLD; from the coding sequence ATGACGACCGAGAGTACGCGCGAATCGATCGCCGATCGTCTCGGGAGCGTGAAATACGACCGTTTTCTCTTCTACGTGATGGGACCGTACAAGTCGTTCAACCTCAACTACGTTCTCAGCGAGGACGAACGCAGTCGATTCGATATCGAAGAGCTCCCGGGGCCGTTGCGGCGTCTCTTTCGGAACAGAGAGGACATCGATGCGGCACAGGGGCTCTTACGACGAGTACAGGGCGAACTCCGAACGGATCCCGGTGTGAATGCGTTTCTGGCACTCGACGTGGATATCGAGACTGATGACGTAGATGCAGTAACCCAGAGTATCGAGTTCACGCGGTGTAGCAACGCAACGGCGTTCGTCGTTCCGTTCCTCGGGCATAACTTCGGCGTCGGTGAGGAGGCAGGTAGCATTCTCGAGACACTTTCAGAGTCACACGGCGAGCGACTGCTGTTCATCCACGAGGCCAACGTAACGAGTGCGATGATACGATCGGCGAACGTTCGGTGGGATCTCCGGATCGAAACGTACGACACCGAAGCCGAACTCGTCGAACGGCTCCGTCGGTTCGCGGGTGGAATCATGCACCGCGAACGGCGAAGCGACCTCCAATACTTGGATTGA
- a CDS encoding winged helix-turn-helix domain-containing protein, whose amino-acid sequence MATRDTHDGREHRPEDPEDLLPEDSILSLDEYLDMHASVGNRTRYEILYRLVHGEEMSPKQLEETITIDDSTLHYHLNKLLDVGLIEKRQRTERGQDGLHTYYRATVFGEVTLTEGVDELISGEQEFGAMYDSSRK is encoded by the coding sequence ATGGCGACACGGGATACCCACGATGGCAGGGAACACAGGCCGGAGGACCCGGAGGACCTACTACCGGAAGACAGTATCCTAAGCCTCGATGAGTATCTCGACATGCACGCAAGCGTCGGCAATCGCACCCGCTACGAGATCCTCTATCGTCTCGTCCATGGCGAGGAGATGAGCCCCAAACAACTCGAGGAGACGATCACGATCGATGACAGTACTCTCCACTATCATCTCAACAAGCTTCTCGACGTCGGCCTCATCGAAAAACGCCAGCGTACCGAACGAGGGCAGGACGGATTGCACACGTACTATCGAGCGACCGTCTTCGGCGAGGTGACGCTCACAGAGGGTGTCGACGAACTCATTAGTGGCGAACAGGAGTTCGGGGCGATGTACGACAGTTCGCGGAAATAG
- a CDS encoding ester cyclase translates to MATTTSVEERNREIVERVSFEPYVTGEMDAIDEMVSEGFVLHDPLSPEEIRGPERFKEYVESFRTAFPDLHLTTEEIVAEDDRVAVHWTVGGTHEGPIPNLDLEPTGEEFEISGMEFDRIEDGKLAETWLVYDSLGFMQQLGVIPTEEDAGAQ, encoded by the coding sequence ATGGCAACGACCACATCGGTAGAAGAGCGAAACAGGGAGATCGTCGAGCGCGTCTCGTTCGAGCCGTACGTGACGGGCGAGATGGACGCCATCGACGAGATGGTGAGCGAGGGGTTCGTGCTCCACGACCCGCTCAGCCCGGAGGAGATCCGCGGGCCCGAGAGGTTCAAAGAGTACGTCGAATCGTTCCGAACCGCCTTCCCCGACCTCCACCTCACGACGGAGGAGATCGTCGCCGAGGACGACCGCGTCGCGGTTCACTGGACGGTCGGCGGAACCCACGAGGGACCGATCCCGAACCTCGATCTCGAACCGACCGGGGAGGAGTTCGAGATCTCTGGGATGGAGTTCGACCGGATCGAGGACGGGAAACTGGCCGAGACGTGGCTGGTGTACGACTCGCTCGGGTTCATGCAACAACTGGGGGTGATCCCCACCGAGGAGGACGCTGGGGCGCAGTAG
- a CDS encoding PIN domain-containing protein, with product MPRALVDTTVLFAAAYRRDGAHRDALPILRGIDTADLPEAVILDYVLAETLNGLTTHAGHDAAVDFLDRIEENTRFHLDSLTADAFATAKALFRQFERFSFVDACIVAYMQTEGPGYLYAFDDDFDIAEDVYRLDTATNPYQPE from the coding sequence ATGCCACGCGCACTCGTCGATACGACCGTCCTCTTCGCTGCGGCGTATCGCCGCGACGGTGCACACCGGGACGCCCTCCCGATCCTCCGGGGGATCGACACAGCGGACCTCCCGGAAGCGGTGATCCTCGATTACGTGCTCGCAGAGACGCTCAACGGACTGACCACGCACGCCGGCCACGACGCCGCTGTCGACTTTCTCGACCGGATCGAAGAGAACACGCGATTCCATCTCGACTCGCTGACCGCGGACGCGTTCGCGACGGCGAAAGCGCTCTTCCGGCAGTTCGAGCGGTTCTCGTTCGTCGACGCCTGTATCGTCGCCTACATGCAGACGGAGGGTCCCGGCTATCTCTACGCGTTCGACGACGACTTCGACATCGCCGAGGACGTCTACCGCCTCGACACCGCGACGAACCCGTATCAACCCGAGTGA
- a CDS encoding DUF1328 family protein codes for MSAVSAMFVMSLWSLAENVVILQGSFIELAILFAILAIVAAALGAGGVAGISMNIAKWFIIAFVLLAIITALL; via the coding sequence ATGAGCGCGGTGAGCGCGATGTTCGTCATGTCGCTCTGGTCGCTCGCCGAAAACGTGGTAATCCTCCAAGGGAGCTTTATCGAGCTCGCGATTCTCTTCGCGATCCTCGCGATCGTTGCTGCAGCGCTCGGAGCCGGAGGTGTCGCTGGAATTTCGATGAATATCGCGAAGTGGTTCATCATCGCCTTCGTCTTACTCGCGATCATCACGGCGCTACTCTGA
- a CDS encoding helix-turn-helix transcriptional regulator encodes MNDLTAFQRDLLTAIGGLDEPKGLDVCDELTEYYGKEIRHGRLYPNLDALVEKGLVEKGKHDLRTNKYTLTQRGRRELEARLNWELSYVPQEILDTVDGVPA; translated from the coding sequence ATGAACGACCTGACCGCATTTCAGCGCGACCTGCTGACCGCTATCGGTGGCCTCGACGAGCCGAAGGGACTCGACGTCTGTGACGAACTGACGGAGTACTACGGGAAGGAGATCCGCCACGGACGGCTCTATCCGAACCTGGATGCGCTCGTCGAGAAGGGGCTCGTCGAGAAGGGGAAACACGACCTCCGGACGAACAAGTACACGCTCACCCAGCGGGGTCGCCGCGAGCTCGAAGCCCGCCTGAACTGGGAGCTCTCGTACGTCCCACAGGAGATCCTCGACACGGTCGACGGCGTCCCCGCGTAG
- the ggt gene encoding gamma-glutamyltransferase, translated as MRKPTLFTRGGTDPGGGLEQAYGERSEASGVGRRPLLAGAAALATGGLVTGLTAARRNSSDRFEPSVATGEEGAVSTPDPIASEVGAQVLEQGGNAIDAAVAAQLSLCATMPDATGLGGGGFMLVHDTAAGKSHAIDGQVRAPSAAGPDRFEDAGSDITESGLSVGVPGTPRTLEVALDRFGSASVPELIAPAISLSKGIRDVTSDLERTIEANADRLSPEAESTFSGLSEGDPLLQEDLAETLRILSDDGLGAFYTGAIASDIAETVQGAGGDLTTEDLAAYEATVDEPIVGRVNDCPCLVPRPPSSGITAVQSLKILASLASDHSGDSAERYHALLEATRLAYADNWTYLGDSAHDDIPVEGLLDELYLSRRRDVIAPGVVSERVEAGDPWTFQDGREEPNEERGLPSESGTTHVSVADSEGTVVSYSSTLSQPFGSGIVVPGRGISLANSLTNFDFTPGGPNSVAANKRPMSTMSPMIVLDDGAPILALGGSGGAVVPSVVAQVVHRVLEDGAGTAAAVAEPRVFAGASSTVWWESGLTEATRGELDGFGYETEAESTELGEVQALSIDGEYTAIADGRGTGDALAVPRDE; from the coding sequence GTGAGAAAACCAACCCTGTTCACGAGGGGCGGTACCGACCCCGGCGGTGGACTTGAACAGGCGTACGGCGAGCGATCGGAGGCGTCCGGAGTGGGGCGTCGGCCGCTGCTCGCCGGTGCGGCGGCGCTCGCCACGGGCGGCCTCGTGACCGGGCTCACAGCCGCCCGACGGAACTCGTCCGACCGATTCGAGCCGTCGGTCGCGACCGGGGAGGAGGGCGCGGTCTCTACGCCGGATCCGATCGCGAGCGAGGTCGGCGCCCAGGTCCTGGAGCAGGGTGGGAACGCTATCGACGCGGCCGTCGCGGCGCAGCTCAGCCTCTGTGCGACGATGCCGGACGCGACGGGCCTCGGCGGGGGTGGGTTCATGCTCGTCCACGACACCGCAGCGGGCAAGTCGCACGCGATCGACGGGCAGGTCCGTGCGCCGAGTGCAGCGGGGCCGGATCGGTTCGAGGACGCGGGCTCGGATATCACCGAGAGTGGCCTCTCGGTTGGCGTCCCCGGAACGCCGCGTACACTGGAGGTCGCACTCGATCGCTTCGGTTCGGCGAGCGTCCCCGAACTGATCGCGCCGGCCATCTCGCTCTCGAAGGGGATCCGGGACGTGACGAGCGACCTCGAACGCACGATCGAGGCGAACGCCGACCGGCTCTCGCCCGAGGCGGAGTCGACCTTCTCGGGGCTCTCCGAGGGCGATCCGCTCTTACAGGAGGACCTCGCCGAGACGCTCCGGATCCTCTCGGACGACGGACTCGGGGCGTTCTACACCGGAGCGATCGCGAGCGATATCGCCGAGACGGTCCAGGGGGCGGGCGGCGACCTCACCACCGAGGACCTCGCCGCCTACGAGGCGACGGTCGACGAACCGATCGTCGGGAGGGTGAACGACTGTCCGTGTCTCGTCCCCAGACCGCCGAGCAGCGGCATCACGGCGGTCCAGAGCCTGAAGATACTCGCCTCGCTCGCCTCGGACCACTCGGGCGATTCGGCCGAGCGCTACCACGCGCTGCTCGAGGCGACCCGCCTCGCGTACGCTGACAACTGGACGTACCTCGGCGACAGCGCACACGACGATATCCCCGTCGAGGGACTGCTCGACGAGCTCTACCTCTCGCGGCGCCGTGACGTGATCGCACCCGGCGTCGTGAGCGAGCGCGTCGAGGCGGGCGATCCCTGGACGTTCCAGGACGGACGCGAGGAGCCGAACGAGGAGAGAGGGCTCCCGAGCGAGTCGGGCACGACGCACGTCTCGGTGGCCGACAGCGAGGGCACCGTCGTCTCGTACTCGAGCACGCTCTCTCAGCCGTTCGGCTCGGGCATCGTCGTCCCCGGTCGGGGGATCTCCCTCGCGAACTCGCTGACGAACTTCGATTTCACCCCGGGAGGGCCGAACTCGGTTGCGGCGAACAAGCGACCGATGAGCACGATGAGTCCGATGATCGTCCTCGACGACGGAGCGCCGATCCTCGCGCTCGGCGGCTCCGGCGGCGCGGTGGTCCCGAGCGTCGTCGCCCAGGTCGTCCACCGCGTGTTGGAAGACGGTGCCGGCACGGCGGCGGCCGTCGCCGAACCGCGGGTGTTCGCGGGTGCCTCCTCGACGGTGTGGTGGGAGTCCGGTCTCACGGAGGCGACGAGAGGCGAACTCGACGGGTTCGGCTACGAGACCGAGGCGGAGTCGACCGAACTCGGGGAGGTCCAGGCGCTCTCCATCGACGGGGAGTACACCGCGATCGCGGATGGGCGCGGGACGGGCGACGCGCTCGCGGTTCCCAGAGACGAGTGA
- a CDS encoding pyridoxamine 5'-phosphate oxidase family protein, producing the protein MTEHTPKDVSDSIRYQGKAIDDPAWIPAFLASQETGVLGLVDGDTPHLVTQLFVYDSEVNAIFLHGAQAGRAHDLIETGGEPRASFTTSEKGRYIPADEPVNFTVEYSSVVAYGSIGFVTGRKEKRRVLERFMEKFAPQLTAGEDYEEISEESVARTAVYRLDVNSWSGKEGWKDPDHPGAYDLDSIR; encoded by the coding sequence ATGACCGAACACACACCCAAAGACGTCTCCGATTCCATCCGCTATCAAGGAAAAGCGATCGATGACCCGGCGTGGATTCCTGCATTTCTCGCCAGCCAAGAGACCGGTGTACTCGGTCTCGTAGACGGAGACACCCCTCACCTCGTGACGCAGCTCTTCGTCTACGATTCCGAGGTGAACGCTATTTTCCTGCACGGTGCACAAGCCGGGCGTGCTCACGATCTCATCGAGACCGGCGGAGAGCCACGGGCCTCCTTCACGACAAGCGAGAAGGGACGGTACATTCCGGCGGACGAGCCGGTGAACTTCACTGTCGAGTACTCGAGTGTGGTTGCCTACGGATCGATCGGCTTCGTTACCGGTCGGAAGGAGAAACGACGCGTCCTCGAGCGGTTCATGGAGAAATTCGCTCCCCAACTGACGGCGGGCGAGGATTACGAGGAGATATCCGAGGAATCGGTCGCTCGGACGGCTGTGTACCGTCTCGACGTGAACTCGTGGAGTGGCAAAGAGGGGTGGAAAGACCCCGATCATCCGGGTGCCTACGATCTGGATTCCATTCGGTAA
- a CDS encoding winged helix-turn-helix domain-containing protein: protein MVDAHDSAGADRSSVERGLAATEAFSLLANETRMAILLALWENHGPQSFTDLAENAGIADTGNFNYHLGKLTGQFVMSRENGYDLTRAGRRALTAVLAEDLTALPRMERTTVDRSCPYCDATVEIVPVDDDLRVCCTNCEGVFGGTTTSIRTDTPHPDSTITIVPLPTAGLRDRTPEEILDVGVAWSIQRALSFARGACPECSGTVRTRIEVCPDHDDRGICDACSRRISGRVDFHCDTCQNGMVTNLTIVALLDSQVLGFFDRHGYDLLRPSFEDGGALISSSETVLSEDPLAYEATWTFDGDELTVRIDDALDVEVVR, encoded by the coding sequence ATGGTCGACGCCCACGACTCGGCCGGTGCCGATCGATCGTCGGTCGAGCGGGGACTCGCGGCGACCGAGGCGTTCTCGCTGCTCGCGAACGAGACACGGATGGCGATCCTGCTCGCACTGTGGGAGAACCACGGTCCACAGTCGTTCACCGACCTCGCCGAGAACGCGGGCATCGCCGACACGGGGAACTTCAACTACCACCTCGGAAAGCTGACCGGACAGTTCGTGATGAGCCGCGAGAACGGCTACGACCTCACCCGCGCGGGACGGAGGGCGCTGACGGCCGTCCTCGCCGAGGACCTCACGGCGCTCCCGAGGATGGAGCGGACGACCGTCGATCGATCCTGTCCGTACTGTGATGCGACGGTCGAGATCGTCCCGGTCGACGACGACCTCCGCGTCTGCTGTACGAACTGCGAGGGGGTGTTCGGGGGGACCACGACGTCGATCCGGACCGACACCCCACATCCCGACTCGACGATCACGATCGTCCCGCTGCCGACGGCCGGCCTCCGCGACCGTACCCCCGAAGAGATCCTCGACGTCGGGGTCGCGTGGTCGATCCAGCGCGCGCTCTCGTTCGCGAGGGGTGCCTGCCCGGAGTGTTCGGGCACCGTGCGGACGCGGATCGAGGTCTGTCCCGACCACGACGATCGGGGGATCTGTGACGCCTGTAGCCGACGGATCAGCGGGCGGGTCGACTTCCACTGTGACACCTGCCAGAACGGGATGGTCACGAACCTCACGATCGTCGCGCTGCTCGACTCGCAGGTGCTGGGCTTCTTCGACCGCCACGGCTACGACCTCCTGCGGCCGTCGTTCGAGGACGGCGGTGCCCTCATCTCCTCTTCCGAGACCGTGCTGTCGGAGGACCCCCTCGCCTACGAGGCGACGTGGACGTTCGACGGCGACGAACTGACGGTGCGCATCGATGACGCACTCGACGTCGAGGTCGTCCGGTAG
- a CDS encoding cyclase family protein — MTAETVAAQTNGMGELLDDLPNNWGRWGEDDELGALNLLDGEQALRGIDAVTGGDQQSVETFTLQMPMTGEVAFIEEDETPTTTVGDPAFPGRTPARRSNGRDEQAVRDGEQEPYPGGMKTSDDKFVTDFFLHGATHLDALGHAWYGDQIYNGFDAMTTAETKTFERGLEGCPEGEVEEITETRGHARADISTAASSGITGRAVLLDVGRQMGDEDHRLAHCEGITLDDLLTTADEQGVELQERDILLIRTGSIPRVREPGVEWDPANEPGLCYSDELVRWVHDMDVPMLGADNLAVEKVNQEIDGEPFVIPLHGAMLRNLGVYLNEILWLEDLAASCANDGIYEFLFTAAPLHVEMATGAPINPVVMKASQAEA; from the coding sequence ATGACCGCAGAAACGGTTGCTGCACAGACCAATGGTATGGGAGAACTGCTTGACGACCTACCGAACAACTGGGGACGATGGGGCGAGGACGACGAACTCGGCGCGCTCAATCTTCTCGACGGTGAGCAGGCTTTGAGAGGCATTGATGCGGTGACAGGGGGAGACCAACAGAGCGTCGAGACCTTTACGCTCCAGATGCCGATGACGGGCGAAGTCGCCTTTATCGAGGAGGATGAAACTCCAACGACGACTGTTGGCGATCCAGCGTTCCCTGGTCGAACCCCCGCACGTCGTAGTAACGGGCGGGACGAACAGGCCGTCAGAGACGGCGAACAGGAGCCGTATCCGGGGGGCATGAAGACCAGCGACGACAAGTTCGTCACCGATTTCTTCTTACACGGAGCGACGCACCTCGATGCGCTTGGACACGCGTGGTACGGTGATCAGATCTACAATGGCTTCGACGCGATGACTACCGCCGAGACGAAGACGTTCGAACGCGGCCTCGAGGGGTGCCCCGAGGGAGAAGTCGAAGAGATCACCGAAACACGAGGCCACGCGAGAGCGGACATCAGTACCGCAGCGAGCAGTGGAATTACTGGACGGGCAGTCTTGCTCGACGTCGGTCGCCAGATGGGCGATGAAGACCATCGGCTCGCTCATTGCGAGGGTATCACCCTGGACGATCTCCTGACTACAGCTGACGAACAAGGCGTAGAGTTACAAGAGCGTGATATTCTGCTGATTCGTACGGGCTCGATCCCCCGAGTCCGTGAGCCCGGTGTAGAGTGGGATCCAGCGAACGAACCCGGGCTTTGCTATAGCGACGAACTGGTCCGATGGGTTCACGACATGGACGTCCCGATGCTCGGAGCAGACAACCTCGCCGTCGAAAAAGTGAATCAGGAAATCGACGGGGAACCCTTCGTAATTCCGCTTCACGGCGCGATGCTTCGGAACCTCGGCGTTTATCTCAACGAGATCCTTTGGCTGGAGGATCTCGCTGCGAGTTGTGCCAACGACGGTATCTATGAGTTCCTCTTCACTGCTGCCCCCCTCCACGTCGAGATGGCAACTGGGGCACCGATCAACCCGGTCGTTATGAAAGCATCCCAAGCTGAAGCATAA
- a CDS encoding AbrB/MazE/SpoVT family DNA-binding domain-containing protein translates to MSSESVDSESKVSGNQANIPARIRRELDIDDGDRLRWHIEDDGTLRVQVVQRRSGTFSDFDGYDGEDETDVTTDHDTWGVDNE, encoded by the coding sequence ATGAGTAGTGAGAGCGTCGACTCCGAAAGCAAGGTTTCGGGGAATCAAGCGAACATCCCCGCTCGCATCCGGCGGGAACTCGACATCGACGACGGGGACAGACTCCGCTGGCATATCGAGGACGACGGCACGCTCCGCGTCCAGGTCGTTCAACGGCGCAGCGGCACGTTCAGTGACTTCGATGGCTACGACGGCGAGGACGAGACCGACGTCACGACCGACCACGACACCTGGGGCGTCGACAACGAGTAG